Proteins from a single region of Nocardiopsis dassonvillei subsp. dassonvillei DSM 43111:
- a CDS encoding Eco57I restriction-modification methylase domain-containing protein, which yields MSNPRSRGKHSPADAVRQQHLDWLGLVEVSGPFLTLPVLREVWSAGLDSLEPEQMRELRRTSALWRDQTGPGGGDREAGRDAWVRYVLGDLLDWRETLRTDGLEPLAMEVAEHDTAVAPSFVLTHPDAEPEGEVKADDVRLLGLTCPVDQSPVQRVKDDSWSATPADRLAQLCRHHGVELGLATNGRWWVLVWAPRGGVTTTALFDASLWTDAAERDVLRAFYSLLNRRRFFTVPDEQQLVPLLNRSLGSQEDVTEALGVQVRQAVELLVAAIGRADTRARERGERDLSAVSAHDVYRGAVSVMMRTVFLLFAEERGLLPSDNDLYAGSYSAGGLYEELEALAREGTEDDLERTTAAWHRLLALFHAVYHGVDHPKLRMHALDGSLFNPETFPWLPLDIDDRTVLHMLKAVQYVKVGRGKSAELRKLSFRALDVEQIGYVYEGLLAFDGFRAEDLVVGLVGKEGLEAEVQLRDLEALAARHTDVEELAEELAAEYKDSGIGSARKLAKALAPLSKEERTEAVKQLRGVVPGDEPLVERLLPFFRILRNDLRGLPMVVRGGELYVTESALRKNTGTHYTPRELAEKVVFNALEPLVYAPGPLQTADTSKWKLKNSHEILALKVADIAMGSAAFLVAAARYLGDRLIEAWAKEKDPHAEGYTPQENDVRSDDDKVVIEARRQVIEHCLYGVDINPMAVEMAKLSLWLVSMDPKRPFTFLDDRLASGDSLLGITSLEQLEYMHMDPKQGRKIHERGLVDFTRGVRVLIGRAAESRRKLSKMDGATMDGVNRKRSVLGETELETGQARLLADLVVGAALSSVGKSEAIARDQALKAADLARRLNTAEPEARITAKKWLDTDRPNGAFERKPLHWPLAFPEVFENGGFDAVIGNPPFLGGPKIRPTLGGQYRELITEVIAKGTRATNTDLVAYFALQAHRVVNKEGQAGIIATNTLTQGATRRVGLDQIIESGVLIRGAIKSESWPSRSAALEYCVAWTTKKSLEKDSIVLADGVATATITATLDASTSKKKPAHKLAKNAKVSFLGHHVNGKGFILTPQEASYLLSTEDNNSEVVFPYLIGQDIADSPTSSPSRWIINFHDWSEEKSKKYKDPFQKVDSLVKPERLKRNRESHRKYWWRYADYRRGLESSISSLDRIIAFARVSKTTAPVMVPTGQVFSEQIVVLASDDTAMLALLSSTSHYWWAITRASTLETRIRYTPSDVFETFAMPELTQELRDLGDRLDTYRRDVMLSRNTGLTKTYNLVFDPACNDSDIVELRAIHRAIDEATIRAYGWEDRIEAVSGLDHGFHKVGRETRYTIGPAAQREVLDSLLELNHERYAEEVAQGLHDKKGKRKSAAQEGTLFDV from the coding sequence ATGAGCAACCCCCGATCCCGCGGCAAGCACTCCCCCGCCGACGCCGTCCGCCAGCAGCACCTGGACTGGCTGGGCCTGGTGGAGGTCAGCGGCCCCTTCCTGACCCTGCCGGTGCTGCGCGAGGTCTGGTCCGCCGGACTGGATTCGCTGGAACCCGAGCAGATGCGGGAGCTGCGCCGGACCTCCGCGCTCTGGCGCGACCAGACCGGGCCGGGCGGCGGGGACCGCGAGGCCGGGCGGGACGCCTGGGTGCGGTACGTGCTCGGTGACCTGCTGGACTGGCGCGAGACCCTGCGCACCGACGGGCTGGAGCCGCTGGCGATGGAGGTGGCCGAGCACGACACCGCCGTGGCGCCCTCGTTCGTGCTCACCCACCCCGACGCCGAGCCGGAGGGCGAGGTCAAGGCGGACGACGTCCGGCTGCTGGGACTGACCTGCCCGGTGGACCAGTCCCCGGTGCAGCGTGTGAAGGACGACTCCTGGTCGGCCACCCCGGCCGACCGGCTGGCGCAGCTGTGCCGCCACCACGGTGTGGAGCTGGGCCTGGCCACCAACGGGCGCTGGTGGGTGCTGGTGTGGGCGCCGCGCGGCGGGGTCACCACCACCGCGCTGTTCGACGCCTCGCTGTGGACGGACGCCGCCGAGCGCGACGTGCTGCGCGCGTTCTACTCCCTGCTCAACCGGCGGCGGTTCTTCACCGTGCCCGACGAGCAGCAGCTGGTCCCGCTGCTCAACCGGAGCCTGGGCTCGCAGGAGGACGTCACCGAGGCGCTGGGCGTGCAGGTGCGCCAGGCCGTGGAACTGCTGGTCGCCGCGATCGGCCGGGCCGACACACGGGCGCGCGAGCGCGGCGAGCGGGACCTGAGCGCCGTGTCCGCGCACGATGTGTACCGGGGCGCGGTGTCGGTGATGATGCGGACGGTGTTCCTGCTCTTCGCCGAGGAGCGCGGCCTGCTGCCCTCCGACAACGACCTGTACGCGGGTTCGTACTCGGCCGGTGGGCTCTACGAGGAGCTGGAGGCGCTGGCCCGGGAGGGCACCGAGGACGACCTGGAGCGGACCACCGCGGCCTGGCACCGGCTGCTGGCGCTGTTCCACGCGGTCTACCACGGTGTGGACCACCCCAAGCTGAGGATGCACGCCCTGGACGGGTCGCTGTTCAACCCCGAGACGTTCCCGTGGCTGCCGCTGGACATCGATGACCGGACCGTGCTGCACATGCTCAAGGCGGTGCAGTACGTCAAGGTGGGGCGCGGGAAGTCGGCGGAGCTGAGGAAGCTGTCCTTCCGCGCCCTGGACGTGGAGCAGATCGGTTACGTGTACGAGGGTCTGCTGGCCTTCGACGGGTTCCGCGCCGAGGACCTCGTGGTGGGGCTGGTCGGCAAGGAGGGGTTGGAGGCGGAGGTCCAGCTCCGCGACCTGGAGGCGTTGGCCGCCCGGCACACGGACGTGGAGGAGCTGGCGGAGGAGCTGGCCGCCGAGTACAAGGACTCCGGGATCGGCTCGGCCAGGAAGCTGGCCAAGGCGCTGGCCCCGCTGTCCAAGGAGGAGCGGACCGAGGCCGTCAAGCAACTGCGCGGTGTGGTGCCCGGCGACGAGCCGCTGGTGGAGAGGCTGCTGCCCTTCTTCCGGATTCTCCGTAACGACCTGCGCGGACTGCCCATGGTGGTGCGGGGCGGGGAGCTGTACGTCACCGAGTCGGCGCTGCGGAAGAACACGGGGACGCACTACACGCCTAGGGAATTGGCTGAAAAGGTAGTGTTCAACGCCCTGGAACCTCTAGTTTACGCTCCGGGACCACTCCAAACGGCGGACACCAGTAAGTGGAAACTCAAAAACAGCCACGAGATCCTGGCGCTGAAGGTCGCCGACATCGCGATGGGTTCGGCGGCGTTCCTGGTTGCGGCAGCCCGTTACCTGGGTGACCGCCTTATCGAAGCTTGGGCAAAGGAGAAAGACCCGCACGCCGAGGGCTACACGCCGCAGGAGAATGATGTGCGTTCTGACGACGACAAGGTCGTCATCGAGGCCCGTCGTCAGGTGATTGAGCACTGCCTTTACGGCGTAGACATCAACCCGATGGCCGTGGAGATGGCCAAGCTGTCGCTGTGGCTGGTGTCGATGGACCCGAAAAGGCCGTTCACGTTCCTGGACGACCGGTTGGCTTCGGGTGACTCACTGCTCGGGATCACGTCGCTTGAGCAACTTGAGTACATGCACATGGACCCGAAGCAGGGCCGAAAGATTCACGAGCGCGGCCTAGTGGACTTCACCAGGGGCGTGCGTGTCCTAATCGGCCGGGCTGCGGAATCCCGGAGAAAACTTTCCAAAATGGACGGCGCCACGATGGACGGGGTGAACCGGAAGCGGTCGGTCCTCGGCGAAACCGAATTGGAGACTGGCCAAGCACGACTACTCGCCGACCTGGTGGTGGGCGCTGCGCTTTCCAGTGTGGGCAAGAGTGAAGCCATCGCGCGGGACCAAGCATTGAAAGCGGCCGACCTGGCACGACGCCTGAACACTGCCGAACCTGAGGCTCGAATCACAGCGAAAAAGTGGCTGGACACTGACCGCCCGAATGGAGCTTTCGAACGCAAGCCTCTACACTGGCCTTTGGCATTCCCCGAGGTCTTTGAAAACGGTGGCTTCGATGCCGTAATCGGCAACCCTCCGTTCCTCGGCGGACCAAAGATCCGTCCAACACTCGGAGGGCAATATCGCGAATTAATTACAGAGGTAATTGCCAAGGGAACGCGAGCAACAAACACAGACCTCGTCGCCTATTTCGCACTACAAGCCCACCGAGTCGTCAACAAGGAAGGACAGGCAGGAATAATTGCAACAAACACTCTCACCCAAGGAGCAACGCGACGAGTCGGACTCGATCAGATAATCGAATCTGGAGTTCTTATCAGAGGAGCCATTAAAAGCGAGTCGTGGCCTTCGCGTTCCGCAGCACTCGAATACTGTGTCGCATGGACTACTAAAAAGTCACTCGAAAAAGACTCAATCGTTCTGGCCGACGGCGTGGCCACTGCGACCATTACTGCCACCCTTGACGCGAGTACTTCAAAGAAGAAGCCAGCTCACAAACTCGCCAAAAACGCCAAAGTTTCATTCCTTGGACACCATGTCAACGGAAAGGGTTTCATCCTCACTCCCCAAGAAGCAAGCTACCTTCTATCGACAGAGGACAACAATTCAGAGGTCGTCTTCCCGTACCTAATCGGTCAAGATATCGCAGACTCTCCGACATCGTCTCCTTCGCGATGGATAATTAATTTCCACGACTGGAGTGAAGAAAAATCCAAAAAATACAAAGATCCTTTTCAAAAGGTGGATTCACTCGTAAAGCCAGAGCGACTAAAGAGAAATAGAGAGTCGCATCGAAAATACTGGTGGAGGTATGCCGATTATCGACGAGGCCTCGAATCCTCTATTTCGAGCCTTGATCGGATTATTGCCTTCGCACGGGTGAGCAAAACTACTGCTCCCGTCATGGTGCCAACAGGGCAGGTTTTCAGCGAGCAAATCGTAGTGCTCGCTAGTGATGACACGGCCATGCTGGCGCTACTTTCAAGCACTTCCCATTATTGGTGGGCTATCACACGTGCCTCCACACTGGAGACTCGAATTCGCTACACACCCTCGGATGTGTTCGAGACCTTTGCGATGCCGGAGCTCACCCAAGAACTCCGGGACCTCGGCGACCGTCTCGACACCTACCGCCGCGACGTGATGCTTTCCCGCAACACCGGGCTCACGAAGACCTACAACCTGGTCTTCGACCCGGCCTGCAACGACTCCGACATCGTCGAACTCCGCGCCATCCACCGCGCCATCGACGAGGCCACCATCCGTGCCTACGGCTGGGAGGACCGCATCGAAGCCGTCAGTGGACTCGACCACGGCTTCCACAAGGTCGGCCGCGAGACCCGCTACACCATCGGCCCGGCCGCACAGCGCGAAGTCCTGGACAGCCTTCTAGAACTGAACCACGAGCGCTACGCCGAAGAGGTCGCTCAGGGCCTGCACGACAAGAAGGGCAAGCGCAAGTCCGCTGCCCAGGAAGGGACGCTGTTCGATGTCTGA
- the drmD gene encoding DISARM system SNF2-like helicase DrmD, with the protein MPSSTTEDPSSASQKLSPGALVEVRGQKWVVSGVEPGDAFTMVTLQSIQEGRYGETLDVLWEVEPGRRLLPSGSLPDIAGISPDRPEQLAAFLDAVRWSAVTSADVRSLQAPFRSGVAIEDYQLEPVSRALGAPRVNLLLADDVGLGKTIEAGLVAQELLLRNRTQRIMIVCPAGLTLKWKEEMQEKFGLDFTIVDSECAAAVRREYGSAANPFKVHRLTIVSLPWLRGAKAQRLLDEVLPADGPGYPRAFDLLILDEAHHVAPAAPKQVYAVDSQQTKLMRKLAPHFTHRLFLSATPHNGYQQSFTALLEILDDQRFARGVDPNASAVSDTVVRRLKREVENDDGSPRFLERVTRELQVAYPDSEREIHALLTRFAELRRAKLTTKKGRRATDLVTLLLKKRLFSSPAAFAHTVGVYTETLRSRGGDALPSGADLDEVPEWMDDWWDETATYDDEELAEAEDDALGRARPLQPDADETEESLLERMHAWARTHEAQPDAKARRLIDHLKAICKPDRHWTNERVVVFTEYRDTQSWLRSLLAQAGLGGEQVKELHGGMSTEEREALRVAFQKDPGEHPLRILIATDAASEGIDLQRHCHRLVNYDIPFNPNKLEQRIGRIDRYGQENPPEVFHFVGTGWEKATDSYEADLEFLSRVATKVARMEEDLGSVNAVISDAVQRRMLGQSADLDAETAKAGGKGRVPSDSNIRERVRRLRRNLDETVESLALTPDRVKRVVDTALDLARQPGLRPHVDEDEERAAQDLYEVPSFTGSWVKAADGLLEKASHGAPKGAELRQLPVTFDAQSAKGRDDVVLAHLNHPLVSRSIGLLRTAVSNDRVGLNRVTAVVSEDPELEDVLVGAYSRFVLVGADGLRLHEEVLHSGGWLPETGRFRRLENLGTLGGILNRALDSGRPLSDAVWNRVRERWERAGGRAGLERAIEWRADTRLESLKRVLAEREENERARVTGVLDQFAASLREALAGDDDEDALFGRSLTQTKEEREQYRKDRMNWERRLAALDGERERELAAIAERYSRQDPHTFPVAVVFVVPRKEAIR; encoded by the coding sequence ATGCCCAGCAGCACCACAGAGGACCCCTCCTCTGCTTCCCAGAAGCTCTCCCCCGGCGCGCTCGTCGAGGTACGCGGCCAGAAGTGGGTGGTCAGCGGGGTCGAACCCGGCGACGCCTTCACGATGGTCACCCTCCAGAGCATCCAGGAGGGCCGCTACGGCGAGACCCTCGACGTCCTGTGGGAGGTCGAGCCCGGCCGCAGACTCCTGCCCAGCGGTTCCCTCCCCGACATCGCGGGCATCAGCCCGGACCGCCCCGAGCAGCTCGCCGCCTTCCTCGACGCCGTGCGCTGGTCGGCGGTCACCTCCGCCGACGTGCGCAGCCTCCAGGCGCCCTTCCGCTCCGGCGTGGCCATCGAGGACTACCAGCTCGAACCGGTCTCGCGCGCGCTCGGCGCCCCCCGCGTCAACCTGCTGCTCGCCGACGACGTCGGCCTGGGCAAGACCATTGAGGCCGGGCTGGTCGCCCAGGAGCTGCTGCTGCGCAACCGCACCCAGCGGATCATGATCGTGTGCCCGGCCGGTCTGACCCTGAAGTGGAAGGAGGAGATGCAGGAGAAGTTCGGCCTGGACTTCACCATCGTCGACTCCGAGTGCGCGGCGGCCGTGCGCCGCGAGTACGGCAGCGCCGCCAACCCGTTCAAGGTACACAGGCTCACCATCGTCAGCCTGCCGTGGCTGCGCGGCGCCAAGGCCCAGCGCCTGCTGGACGAGGTCCTGCCCGCCGACGGCCCCGGCTACCCGCGCGCCTTCGACCTGCTCATCCTGGACGAGGCCCACCACGTGGCCCCGGCCGCGCCCAAGCAGGTGTACGCGGTCGACTCCCAGCAGACCAAGCTGATGCGCAAGCTGGCCCCGCACTTCACGCACCGGCTGTTCCTGTCCGCGACCCCGCACAACGGCTACCAGCAGTCCTTCACCGCGCTGCTGGAGATCCTGGACGACCAGCGCTTCGCCCGGGGCGTGGACCCGAACGCCTCGGCGGTCTCCGACACCGTGGTGCGCCGCCTCAAGCGCGAGGTGGAGAACGACGACGGCAGCCCCCGCTTCCTGGAGCGCGTCACCAGGGAACTCCAGGTCGCCTACCCCGACAGCGAGCGGGAGATCCACGCCCTGCTCACCCGCTTCGCCGAGCTGCGCCGGGCCAAGCTCACCACGAAGAAGGGCAGGCGGGCCACCGACCTGGTCACCCTGCTGCTCAAGAAGCGCCTGTTCTCCAGCCCCGCCGCCTTCGCGCACACCGTCGGCGTCTACACCGAGACGCTGCGCTCGCGCGGCGGTGACGCCCTCCCCTCGGGCGCCGACCTGGACGAGGTGCCCGAGTGGATGGACGACTGGTGGGACGAGACCGCCACCTATGACGACGAGGAGCTGGCCGAGGCCGAGGACGACGCCCTGGGCCGCGCCCGCCCCCTCCAGCCCGACGCCGACGAGACCGAGGAGTCGCTGCTGGAGCGGATGCACGCCTGGGCTCGGACGCACGAGGCCCAGCCCGACGCCAAGGCCCGCAGGCTCATCGACCACCTCAAGGCCATCTGCAAGCCGGACCGGCACTGGACCAACGAGCGCGTGGTGGTCTTCACCGAGTACCGCGACACCCAGTCCTGGCTGCGCTCGCTGCTGGCCCAGGCCGGGCTGGGCGGCGAGCAGGTCAAGGAGCTGCACGGCGGGATGTCCACCGAGGAGCGCGAGGCGCTGCGGGTGGCCTTCCAGAAGGACCCGGGCGAGCACCCGCTGCGCATCCTCATCGCCACCGACGCCGCCAGCGAGGGCATCGACCTCCAGCGGCACTGCCACCGCCTGGTCAACTACGACATCCCCTTCAACCCCAACAAGCTGGAACAGCGCATCGGCCGCATTGACCGGTACGGGCAGGAGAACCCCCCCGAGGTCTTCCACTTCGTGGGCACCGGCTGGGAGAAGGCCACCGACTCCTACGAGGCCGACCTGGAGTTCCTGTCCCGCGTGGCCACCAAGGTCGCCCGTATGGAGGAGGACCTTGGCTCGGTCAACGCGGTGATCTCCGACGCCGTACAGCGCCGGATGCTCGGTCAGAGCGCCGACCTGGACGCCGAGACCGCCAAGGCGGGCGGCAAGGGCCGGGTGCCCTCCGACTCCAACATCCGCGAGCGGGTGCGCCGCCTGCGCCGCAACCTGGACGAGACCGTGGAGTCGCTCGCCCTGACCCCCGACCGGGTCAAGCGGGTGGTGGACACCGCCCTGGACCTGGCGCGGCAGCCTGGGCTGCGCCCCCACGTCGACGAGGACGAGGAGCGCGCCGCCCAGGACCTGTACGAGGTCCCGTCCTTCACCGGATCGTGGGTCAAGGCCGCCGACGGGCTGCTGGAGAAGGCCTCGCACGGCGCCCCCAAGGGCGCCGAGCTGCGCCAGCTGCCGGTGACCTTCGACGCCCAGTCCGCCAAGGGCCGCGACGACGTGGTGCTCGCCCACCTCAACCACCCGCTGGTGTCCCGGTCGATCGGGCTGCTGCGCACGGCGGTGTCCAACGACCGGGTGGGCCTGAACCGGGTGACGGCCGTGGTCAGCGAGGACCCGGAGCTGGAGGACGTGCTGGTCGGCGCCTACTCGCGGTTCGTGTTGGTGGGCGCGGACGGGCTGCGCCTGCACGAGGAGGTGCTGCACTCGGGCGGGTGGCTGCCCGAGACGGGCCGGTTCCGTCGCCTGGAGAACCTGGGCACCCTGGGCGGCATCCTCAACCGCGCCCTGGACAGCGGCCGACCGCTGTCGGACGCGGTGTGGAACCGCGTGCGGGAGCGCTGGGAGCGGGCGGGCGGCCGCGCGGGCCTGGAGCGGGCCATCGAGTGGCGCGCCGACACCCGCCTGGAGTCGCTCAAGCGCGTACTGGCCGAGCGCGAGGAGAACGAGCGCGCCAGGGTGACCGGCGTCCTGGACCAGTTCGCCGCGTCCCTGCGCGAGGCGCTGGCGGGCGACGACGACGAGGACGCCCTGTTCGGGCGCTCCCTCACCCAGACCAAGGAAGAACGTGAGCAGTACCGCAAGGACCGGATGAACTGGGAGAGGCGGCTCGCCGCCCTGGACGGCGAGCGCGAGCGTGAGCTGGCGGCCATCGCCGAGCGCTACTCGCGGCAGGACCCGCACACCTTCCCCGTCGCCGTCGTCTTCGTCGTTCCCCGTAAGGAAGCCATCCGATGA
- the drmA gene encoding DISARM system helicase DrmA — protein MSESNGALFDHPHGEQTALDTSTTPAKESGSPTAKPPTKAELRAAQNAARDAELIASLDRPQEFTEATSFEVRDELQHFLERDLLGPWDGPTEELPTRYSGPRERYLVGALGPRHQTPLSSRDSADQLPDSDAEADGAASGEGSGELPEKATTQNLGHLWASTMGLSFSVPADTTAVHVRAVWGQYGRESVEEDEGRKRSVWVREPKEFEREIRLDGKPDFKVGLTDPDPDSPCVYLAVSVREDRDGLPRRTVELNLVNNRLPVHPNGDTMWLFQAQLSVTALDGSSPVFLPVDDPLDGGVPASDDPEELHLRLLYRDLLKYADGRNIAVEAEVAEGARRAHRLTTTWLPHHDVPATTAAVGAGSALASAQLSMDVLASPETGTDALRAGLLPLADGYSAWLDGREAAAAELPEALRETAETAVFRARRAAERIRAGIDLLTDPTHPRHGEALRAFRFANRAMADQRRHSEISRLREDPEVSYAQAREAVNARGVSAASWRPFQLAFVLLNLPAITDPDHDERAASAEATVDLLFFPTGGGKTEAYLGLTAFTFAIRRLQGVVGSGADARDGGDGVAVLMRYTLRLLTAQQFQRAAALVCAAEVQRAEDPATWGERPFRIGLWVGGGVSPNWFDEAEKQIAEARERGRGERANVLQTLSCPWCGTKLQAHRDLDPRHEVRRVLLFCANGEGADACPFSQRNSAEGLPILTVDEEIYRYTPSLLIATVDKLAQLPWRGFAGMLFGRVAEYCPRHGYRHPDLNEKTGCRGRHNAKGPLPKVESVPVRRLRPPDLVIQDELHLISGALGTTVGLFEAAVDELTSWTTPSGRRTSPKIVASTATTKRAGDQVRGVFGRGLEVFPPQVTEVSDTFFSTQVEVTPAAPGRRYMGVCAHGVRLKAAEIRLAEILALTGQHLFDTYGAPADPYMTTVGYFNATRELAGMRRHMDDDVTVRARRHGRERGMANRLTRFGRTSMFNVQELTSRISSADISDVLKRLEIGFDPELDTSERKRAVTAAFMEARRAWESRSSAARQVEPHPLVRREGERHRETRDPVDTVLATSMLQVGVDVSRFGLMVMTGQPKNTAEYIQATSRVGRDAARPGLVVTLYNWTRPRDLGHYEDFGYYHATFYRQVEALSVTPFTRRALDRGTAAMFVAAVRHAREDFSRNGDAHDVDLDGPAVEEVAARMLARAEFVAGERGRDYLAERINSLRDHWKQAREGSTRLGYERSTRERQQLRGLLTKPGEGSWSETTVGMSMRETENEINLLVSGSGDFFRPVLNEPPWSFAPPSARGDEGTEDERTPAPAGQAKEQG, from the coding sequence ATGTCTGAGTCCAATGGCGCCCTCTTCGACCACCCCCACGGCGAGCAGACCGCCCTCGACACCTCCACCACCCCCGCCAAGGAATCCGGCTCTCCCACCGCCAAACCGCCCACCAAGGCCGAACTCCGCGCCGCCCAGAACGCCGCCCGCGACGCCGAGCTGATCGCCTCGCTCGACCGCCCCCAGGAGTTCACCGAGGCCACCTCCTTCGAGGTGCGCGACGAACTCCAGCACTTCCTGGAGCGCGACCTCCTCGGCCCCTGGGACGGCCCCACCGAGGAACTCCCCACCCGCTACTCCGGCCCCCGCGAGCGCTACCTCGTCGGGGCGCTCGGCCCGCGTCACCAGACGCCCCTCTCCTCCCGGGACTCCGCCGACCAACTCCCGGACTCCGACGCCGAGGCGGACGGCGCCGCCTCCGGCGAGGGCTCCGGCGAGCTGCCTGAGAAGGCCACCACCCAGAACCTGGGTCACCTGTGGGCCTCCACCATGGGCCTGTCCTTCTCTGTGCCCGCCGACACCACCGCAGTTCACGTCCGCGCCGTCTGGGGCCAGTACGGCCGCGAGAGCGTGGAGGAGGACGAGGGCAGGAAGCGCAGCGTGTGGGTGCGCGAGCCCAAGGAGTTCGAGCGGGAGATCCGCCTCGACGGCAAGCCCGACTTCAAGGTCGGGCTGACCGACCCCGACCCGGACTCCCCCTGCGTCTACCTGGCCGTGTCCGTGCGCGAGGACCGCGACGGCCTCCCCCGCCGCACGGTCGAGCTGAACCTGGTCAACAACCGCCTCCCCGTCCACCCCAACGGCGACACCATGTGGCTGTTCCAGGCCCAACTGTCGGTCACCGCCCTGGACGGCTCCTCCCCCGTCTTCCTCCCCGTGGACGACCCGCTCGACGGCGGCGTCCCCGCCTCCGACGACCCCGAGGAGCTGCACCTGCGGCTGCTCTACCGCGACCTGCTCAAGTACGCCGACGGGCGCAACATCGCCGTGGAAGCCGAGGTGGCCGAGGGAGCGCGCCGGGCGCACCGGCTGACCACCACCTGGCTGCCCCACCACGACGTGCCCGCCACCACGGCGGCCGTGGGCGCGGGTTCGGCGCTGGCCTCGGCGCAGCTGTCCATGGACGTGCTGGCCTCGCCCGAGACCGGCACCGACGCCCTGCGCGCGGGCCTGCTGCCGCTGGCCGACGGCTACTCCGCCTGGCTGGACGGGCGCGAGGCGGCCGCCGCCGAACTTCCCGAGGCGCTGCGCGAGACCGCCGAGACGGCCGTGTTCCGGGCCCGGCGGGCCGCCGAGCGTATCCGTGCGGGGATCGACCTGCTCACCGACCCGACCCACCCCCGGCACGGGGAGGCGTTGAGGGCGTTCCGGTTCGCCAACCGGGCCATGGCCGACCAGCGCCGCCACAGCGAGATCTCCCGGCTGCGCGAGGACCCCGAGGTCTCCTACGCCCAGGCGCGGGAGGCCGTGAACGCGCGCGGCGTCTCCGCCGCGTCCTGGCGCCCCTTCCAGCTGGCGTTCGTGCTGCTGAACCTGCCCGCGATCACCGACCCCGACCACGACGAGCGGGCCGCCTCCGCCGAGGCCACGGTGGACCTGCTGTTCTTCCCCACCGGTGGCGGCAAGACCGAGGCCTACCTGGGGCTGACCGCCTTCACCTTCGCCATCCGGCGCCTCCAGGGCGTGGTGGGCTCGGGTGCGGACGCCCGCGACGGCGGCGACGGGGTGGCGGTGCTGATGCGCTACACCCTGCGCCTGCTCACCGCCCAGCAGTTCCAACGGGCCGCCGCCCTGGTGTGCGCGGCCGAGGTGCAGCGCGCCGAGGACCCCGCGACGTGGGGCGAGCGCCCCTTCCGGATCGGGCTGTGGGTGGGCGGCGGCGTCTCGCCCAACTGGTTCGACGAGGCGGAGAAGCAGATCGCCGAGGCCCGCGAGCGGGGCCGGGGCGAGCGCGCCAACGTGTTGCAGACCCTGTCGTGCCCGTGGTGCGGCACCAAGCTCCAGGCCCACCGGGACCTGGACCCCCGGCACGAGGTGCGACGGGTGCTGCTGTTCTGCGCCAACGGCGAGGGGGCGGACGCCTGCCCGTTCTCCCAGCGCAACAGCGCGGAGGGGCTGCCGATCCTCACGGTGGACGAGGAGATCTACCGCTACACGCCCAGCCTGCTCATCGCCACCGTGGACAAGCTCGCGCAGCTGCCCTGGCGGGGGTTCGCCGGGATGCTGTTCGGCCGGGTCGCGGAGTACTGCCCGCGCCACGGGTACCGCCACCCGGACCTGAACGAGAAGACGGGCTGCCGCGGCCGCCACAACGCCAAGGGCCCCCTGCCCAAGGTGGAGAGCGTGCCCGTGCGGCGGCTGCGCCCGCCGGACCTGGTCATCCAGGACGAGCTGCACCTGATCTCGGGTGCGCTGGGCACCACCGTGGGCCTGTTCGAGGCGGCGGTGGACGAGCTGACCTCGTGGACCACCCCGTCGGGCAGGCGGACCTCGCCCAAGATCGTGGCCTCCACCGCCACCACCAAGCGCGCCGGGGACCAGGTGCGCGGGGTGTTCGGGCGGGGCCTGGAGGTGTTCCCGCCGCAGGTGACGGAGGTGTCCGACACCTTCTTCTCCACCCAGGTGGAGGTCACCCCCGCCGCCCCGGGGCGGCGCTACATGGGCGTGTGCGCGCACGGGGTGCGGCTCAAGGCCGCCGAGATCCGCCTGGCGGAGATCCTCGCGCTGACCGGCCAGCACCTGTTCGACACCTACGGCGCCCCGGCCGACCCGTACATGACCACGGTCGGCTACTTCAACGCCACCCGCGAACTGGCGGGCATGCGGCGGCACATGGACGACGACGTCACGGTGCGCGCCCGCAGGCACGGGCGCGAGCGCGGGATGGCCAACCGGCTGACCCGGTTCGGACGCACGTCGATGTTCAACGTCCAGGAGCTGACCTCGCGCATCTCCTCGGCCGACATCAGCGACGTGCTCAAGCGCCTGGAGATCGGCTTCGACCCCGAGCTGGACACCAGCGAGCGCAAGCGGGCCGTCACGGCCGCCTTCATGGAGGCCAGGAGGGCGTGGGAGTCGCGCTCCTCGGCCGCCCGCCAGGTGGAGCCCCACCCGCTGGTGCGGCGCGAGGGCGAGCGGCACCGCGAGACCCGGGACCCGGTGGACACCGTGCTGGCCACCTCGATGCTCCAGGTGGGCGTGGACGTGTCGCGGTTCGGGCTGATGGTGATGACCGGCCAGCCCAAGAACACCGCCGAGTACATCCAGGCCACCTCGCGCGTGGGCCGCGACGCGGCCCGGCCGGGCCTGGTGGTGACCCTGTACAACTGGACGCGCCCGCGCGACCTGGGGCACTACGAGGACTTCGGGTACTACCACGCGACCTTCTACCGGCAGGTGGAGGCGCTCAGCGTCACCCCGTTCACGCGCCGGGCCCTGGACCGGGGCACAGCGGCGATGTTCGTGGCGGCGGTGCGCCACGCCCGGGAGGACTTCTCCCGCAACGGCGACGCCCACGACGTGGACCTGGACGGGCCCGCGGTGGAGGAGGTCGCCGCGCGGATGCTGGCCCGGGCCGAGTTCGTGGCGGGCGAGAGGGGCCGCGACTACCTGGCCGAGCGGATCAACAGCCTGCGCGACCACTGGAAGCAGGCCCGCGAGGGCTCCACCCGGCTGGGCTACGAGCGCTCCACCCGGGAGCGCCAGCAGCTGCGCGGGCTGCTGACCAAGCCGGGCGAGGGCTCCTGGAGCGAGACCACCGTCGGCATGTCCATGCGTGAGACCGAGAACGAGATCAACCTGCTGGTGTCCGGCAGCGGCGACTTCTTCCGACCGGTGCTCAACGAACCGCCGTGGTCGTTCGCGCCGCCGAGCGCGCGCGGCGACGAGGGCACCGAGGACGAGCGGACCCCGGCCCCGGCCGGACAGGCGAAGGAGCAGGGCTGA